One window of the Desmospora profundinema genome contains the following:
- a CDS encoding DUF554 family protein — protein MGVTVHFPLDLQPATLVYCVGPMAGVVSRSDCADGRLDYSLIGPKLLEPLVLQVTAVGGILIVAIGLKLLKGITIRVGDMLPALPAAAVVVWFQMMWLA, from the coding sequence TTGGGGGTAACCGTTCATTTTCCACTGGATTTGCAACCCGCAACATTGGTTTATTGTGTAGGGCCGATGGCTGGTGTTGTATCAAGGAGCGATTGCGCTGACGGCAGGTTGGATTACTCACTGATCGGGCCGAAACTTTTGGAACCCCTGGTTTTACAGGTAACCGCGGTAGGTGGAATCCTGATTGTAGCCATTGGGTTAAAACTATTGAAAGGTATCACGATCCGAGTGGGTGATATGCTACCGGCTCTGCCTGCAGCTGCTGTTGTTGTGTGGTTTCAGATGATGTGGTTGGCATGA
- the noc gene encoding nucleoid occlusion protein yields the protein MKEPFTRLFGMAEREEGDEVKPLRVDDIHPSPYQPRTIFLDEQIDELCQSIRTHGVIQPIVVRKRDHGYELIAGERRLRAVKKLGLKTIPAMVRDMNDTEAASVSLIENLQREGLTAIEEALAYQRLLDLHGLTQESLAQRLGKGQSTVANKLRLLHLPEKVKDALFKRQVTERHARALLGLKDSELQLKLLREIVDKELNVKQTEERVQKWMEEKKRPKAKRKSFSRDVRIAVNTIRQSVDMVKQSGLPVSADEQEREDCYEVIIRIPKR from the coding sequence ATGAAAGAACCATTCACCCGCCTCTTCGGTATGGCAGAAAGGGAAGAGGGTGATGAGGTGAAACCGTTAAGGGTTGATGATATCCATCCAAGCCCTTATCAGCCGCGTACCATCTTCCTAGATGAACAAATTGACGAGCTCTGCCAATCGATCCGAACCCATGGGGTGATTCAACCGATCGTGGTAAGAAAAAGGGACCACGGATATGAATTAATCGCAGGGGAGAGGCGGTTGCGTGCCGTCAAGAAACTGGGTTTAAAGACCATTCCAGCAATGGTCCGGGATATGAACGATACGGAAGCGGCTTCGGTTTCCCTAATTGAAAATCTGCAACGGGAAGGTTTGACGGCGATTGAAGAGGCGCTGGCTTATCAACGATTATTGGATCTGCATGGTTTAACCCAGGAAAGTTTGGCTCAACGCTTGGGCAAGGGGCAGTCGACGGTAGCCAATAAACTGCGTTTGTTGCATTTGCCTGAAAAAGTGAAGGATGCCTTATTCAAGCGTCAAGTGACTGAGCGGCATGCACGGGCTTTATTAGGATTGAAAGACTCTGAATTACAGCTTAAATTGTTGCGTGAAATTGTGGACAAGGAGCTAAATGTCAAGCAGACGGAAGAGCGTGTACAAAAGTGGATGGAAGAGAAAAAGCGCCCCAAAGCAAAACGAAAGTCCTTTTCTCGGGATGTCAGGATTGCCGTCAATACGATTCGGCAATCCGTGGATATGGTGAAACAATCAGGGCTGCCGGTTTCTGCTGATGAGCAAGAACGGGAAGACTGTTATGAAGTCATTATTCGCATTCCGAAGCGATAA
- the mnmG gene encoding tRNA uridine-5-carboxymethylaminomethyl(34) synthesis enzyme MnmG translates to MPVTGQSFDVIVIGAGHAGCEAALASARMGCSTLLLTLSLDTIAYMPCNPSVGGPAKGHVVREVDALGGEMGRNIDKTHIQMRMLNTGKGPAVYALRAQADKVLYQQEMKKALENEPNLTLHQNMVERLLVEDGVCRGVLTRTGAEYRAEAVVLTTGTYLRGKIIIGDLSYESGPNNQQPAINLAHHLHDLGFETVRFKTGTPPRVNRLTVDTDKMEIQPGDEEPRAFSYETMQFITDQLPCWLTYTNEKTHAYIRDNLHRAPMYSGQIEGQGPRYCPSIEDKIVRFADKGRHQVFLEPEGRDTLEMYVQGLSTSLPEDVQQAFLRTITGMEQAEMMRTGYAIEYDAIVPTQLWPSLETKLVEGLFTAGQINGTSGYEEAAGQGIMAGINAARKVQKKDPVVLDRSQAYIGVLIDDLVTKGTAEPYRLLTSRAEYRLLLRHDNADLRLTQLGYEIGLIPEDRYQRFAAKREAIEKEIKRLRHTKVKPSAEVQSLLQALGSSPLDNAVELAQLIRRPEIRYEHIHAMAPAEESVAADVAEQVEIQLKYEGYIKKSLQQVAKMRKMEGKRIPDWIDYDQVVGISSEAREKLQQVRPLSLGQASRISGVNPADISILLVHIEQGGKRSAGGM, encoded by the coding sequence ATGCCTGTCACGGGACAATCGTTTGATGTGATTGTAATCGGAGCCGGTCACGCCGGGTGTGAAGCGGCGTTGGCATCGGCCCGGATGGGTTGTTCTACGCTACTGTTGACACTCAGCCTGGATACGATTGCCTATATGCCTTGCAATCCTTCTGTCGGGGGCCCTGCGAAAGGACATGTGGTGCGGGAAGTGGATGCCCTGGGTGGGGAAATGGGGCGCAACATTGACAAGACCCACATCCAGATGCGGATGCTGAACACCGGAAAAGGACCGGCGGTATACGCTCTGCGGGCCCAAGCCGACAAGGTGTTGTATCAGCAGGAAATGAAAAAAGCTTTGGAGAATGAGCCAAACTTGACTTTGCACCAAAACATGGTGGAACGTCTGTTGGTGGAAGATGGTGTGTGCCGGGGCGTATTGACTCGGACCGGTGCGGAATACCGTGCGGAAGCAGTGGTACTGACGACGGGAACCTATCTGCGCGGCAAGATCATTATCGGAGATCTTTCCTACGAAAGCGGTCCGAACAACCAGCAGCCGGCCATCAACCTGGCCCATCACCTGCACGACTTGGGCTTTGAGACGGTACGCTTTAAGACCGGTACCCCGCCGCGGGTGAATCGATTGACTGTAGATACGGACAAAATGGAAATCCAGCCGGGGGATGAAGAGCCGAGGGCCTTCTCCTATGAGACCATGCAATTTATTACGGATCAGCTGCCTTGCTGGCTGACTTACACGAACGAAAAAACCCATGCGTACATCCGCGACAACTTGCATCGGGCACCGATGTATTCCGGGCAGATCGAGGGTCAGGGTCCCCGCTATTGCCCTTCGATCGAGGATAAAATCGTTCGCTTCGCCGATAAGGGTCGGCATCAGGTATTTTTGGAGCCGGAAGGGCGCGATACACTGGAAATGTATGTGCAAGGGCTGTCCACCAGTCTGCCGGAAGATGTGCAACAAGCATTCTTACGCACCATCACAGGGATGGAGCAGGCGGAAATGATGCGGACAGGTTATGCGATCGAGTATGATGCCATTGTACCGACCCAGTTGTGGCCCAGTTTGGAGACGAAATTGGTGGAGGGTTTGTTCACCGCAGGACAGATTAACGGTACATCCGGTTATGAGGAAGCGGCGGGCCAGGGGATCATGGCCGGGATCAATGCAGCCCGGAAGGTGCAAAAGAAGGATCCAGTCGTGTTGGACCGCTCCCAGGCTTATATCGGTGTACTGATCGACGACCTGGTGACCAAGGGAACAGCGGAACCCTACCGGCTGCTCACGTCACGAGCGGAATACCGGCTGTTGTTGCGCCACGACAATGCGGATCTCCGTCTGACCCAGCTGGGATATGAGATCGGATTGATTCCGGAAGACCGGTATCAACGTTTTGCGGCGAAGCGGGAAGCGATCGAGAAAGAAATCAAACGGTTGCGTCACACGAAAGTGAAACCTTCCGCCGAGGTACAATCCCTGCTCCAGGCGTTGGGATCAAGCCCACTGGATAATGCGGTGGAGCTGGCCCAATTGATCAGACGGCCCGAAATTCGTTATGAACACATTCACGCCATGGCTCCCGCAGAGGAATCCGTTGCTGCCGATGTGGCGGAACAAGTGGAAATCCAATTGAAATATGAGGGTTATATCAAAAAATCGCTGCAACAAGTGGCAAAAATGCGCAAAATGGAGGGCAAGCGCATCCCCGACTGGATCGACTACGATCAGGTGGTGGGAATTTCCTCGGAGGCTAGAGAAAAATTGCAGCAGGTTCGTCCCCTCTCATTGGGACAGGCTTCCCGAATCTCTGGCGTCAACCCGGCGGATATTTCCATCTTGTTGGTTCACATTGAACAAGGGGGAAAAAGAAGTGCTGGCGGAATGTGA
- a CDS encoding aminotransferase class V-fold PLP-dependent enzyme has product MIYLDNAASSWPKPPEVAEAMAECVNRFGANPGRGGHRLARQATEVVEETRQSLAGFFGIRDASHLFFVPSATYALNQAIQGTLRPGDHVVSSAWEHNAVARPLEALRQAGVIEVTWLPPHASLEGSRAWQEAILPSTRLLVATHASNVNGAIHPIEAIGQLARSRGIPLLVDVAQTAGILPIDVEAMGITMLAFPGHKGLMGPQGIGGLYVNPDHRLHPLIHGGTGNRSEELNPLQERPWSFEPGTLNTPGIAGLQAGIRFVEETGVENIHRREREWMDRLIEGLRGISGIRLFCADGESLPLLSFSVDGIDAQEVAVILDQHYDIAVRSGYHCAAMAHRSLKTENEGGTVRVSPGFFNTENDVDSLVKAVTEVVHAFQP; this is encoded by the coding sequence ATGATCTATCTGGACAATGCCGCCTCCAGTTGGCCCAAACCGCCGGAGGTGGCGGAAGCGATGGCGGAATGCGTGAATCGGTTCGGGGCAAACCCCGGACGAGGAGGGCATCGGCTCGCTCGTCAAGCAACGGAAGTGGTAGAGGAGACACGTCAATCCTTGGCGGGCTTTTTCGGAATCCGCGATGCCAGCCACTTGTTTTTTGTCCCCAGTGCTACCTATGCATTGAATCAAGCCATACAAGGAACGCTTCGCCCTGGTGATCACGTGGTCAGTTCAGCATGGGAGCACAATGCCGTGGCACGGCCGCTGGAAGCACTTAGACAAGCGGGTGTGATCGAGGTGACCTGGCTCCCTCCACACGCGTCTCTGGAGGGGAGCCGTGCGTGGCAGGAGGCGATTCTTCCATCTACCCGTCTACTGGTGGCCACACATGCTTCCAATGTAAACGGGGCGATCCATCCGATTGAGGCCATTGGTCAGTTGGCACGAAGTCGTGGAATTCCCCTGTTGGTGGATGTGGCGCAAACGGCCGGGATTTTGCCGATCGACGTGGAGGCGATGGGTATCACCATGTTGGCTTTTCCCGGTCACAAAGGTTTGATGGGCCCCCAAGGAATCGGAGGATTATATGTCAATCCCGATCATCGACTTCATCCGCTTATCCATGGAGGAACCGGAAACCGATCCGAGGAATTGAATCCGCTGCAGGAACGTCCATGGTCATTTGAACCGGGGACACTGAACACGCCCGGTATCGCCGGGTTGCAAGCGGGAATCCGTTTTGTTGAAGAGACTGGGGTGGAGAATATTCACCGGCGGGAGCGTGAGTGGATGGACCGCTTGATCGAAGGGCTTCGAGGTATTTCGGGTATCCGCCTGTTCTGCGCCGATGGAGAATCGCTACCGCTGCTTTCCTTCTCGGTGGATGGGATTGATGCTCAGGAGGTGGCGGTTATCCTGGACCAACATTACGACATCGCGGTTCGATCGGGATACCACTGTGCTGCTATGGCTCATCGCTCCTTGAAAACAGAAAATGAGGGAGGGACCGTTCGTGTCAGCCCTGGTTTTTTTAACACAGAAAACGATGTGGATTCATTGGTGAAGGCGGTAACAGAGGTGGTTCACGCTTTTCAACCATGA
- a CDS encoding DUF554 family protein has protein sequence MAIASGAFQGSFLSGLREDVRDTVMRGISLVVVLIGLTTALKTDNILFILIAILVGSVMGSQLGVERGLNRLGKWAERRFGGNRSFSTGFATRNIGLLCRADGWCCIKERLR, from the coding sequence TTGGCAATCGCGTCCGGAGCCTTTCAGGGCTCTTTTTTATCCGGTTTGCGCGAGGATGTAAGAGATACCGTTATGCGAGGAATTAGCCTGGTAGTGGTTCTTATTGGTTTGACGACGGCGCTTAAGACTGACAATATCCTTTTTATACTGATCGCCATTCTTGTTGGTTCGGTGATGGGTAGCCAATTGGGAGTGGAGAGGGGGTTAAATCGTTTGGGGAAATGGGCGGAACGGAGATTTGGGGGTAACCGTTCATTTTCCACTGGATTTGCAACCCGCAACATTGGTTTATTGTGTAGGGCCGATGGCTGGTGTTGTATCAAGGAGCGATTGCGCTGA
- a CDS encoding ParM/StbA family protein codes for MSTPIYIGNDQGYYGTKVVSRNGDKFLKMFIRNMVVPNRVGEITYNNDPHNIMYREKEGDPEWFVGKLAIEQSADDELFDSHERRLFSPTWFREQEYLIMFRVSTGLMLQGISGSEPIVSVALPTDSYIDYKEELKRRLVGKHSFEVKQGNMPYRRIEFEIKRENLYVISQPMATLFHIALDREGQLLNEDLFIQKVSINDLGFGTSDVETLHGETIIKRQSFTSRHAMINVYQLLSKRLTEFSREVDPDKTGKEYPIWSLNRVIRSGEISFKGKVYDVSEIVSSCTQEVGTALVDEVWNRLDFADDITYIILTGGSSIPFKSYYRERFGDKLIFAEDYGIDAQFANAFGLCKFTQSKSKSVPLKNQQEVAATIQEEFSVPSSAEKRVNRSGKGGGKK; via the coding sequence ATGAGCACACCCATCTATATAGGAAATGACCAAGGCTATTATGGGACGAAAGTGGTTAGTCGCAACGGAGACAAATTTCTGAAGATGTTCATCCGCAATATGGTAGTTCCCAATCGGGTCGGTGAAATCACGTATAATAATGATCCGCACAACATTATGTACCGTGAAAAAGAAGGGGATCCGGAGTGGTTTGTTGGCAAATTGGCCATCGAACAATCTGCCGACGATGAACTCTTCGATTCTCATGAACGTCGCTTGTTCAGCCCCACGTGGTTCCGTGAACAAGAGTATCTTATCATGTTTCGGGTGAGCACCGGGTTGATGCTTCAGGGAATCAGCGGCAGCGAGCCCATTGTCTCCGTCGCCCTCCCTACTGACAGCTACATTGATTACAAAGAAGAGTTGAAGCGGCGTCTGGTCGGAAAGCACAGTTTTGAGGTAAAACAGGGTAACATGCCTTACCGCCGGATTGAATTTGAAATCAAGCGGGAGAACCTCTATGTCATCAGTCAACCGATGGCCACCTTGTTCCATATCGCCCTAGACCGCGAAGGCCAGCTTTTGAATGAAGATCTGTTCATTCAAAAGGTGAGCATCAACGATCTCGGCTTTGGAACCTCCGATGTGGAAACGCTTCACGGCGAAACCATCATCAAACGGCAAAGCTTCACGTCACGTCATGCGATGATCAATGTATACCAACTACTTTCCAAACGATTGACGGAATTCTCTCGCGAAGTCGATCCTGATAAAACCGGAAAGGAATACCCGATCTGGAGTTTAAACCGGGTCATCCGCTCGGGTGAAATCAGCTTTAAGGGTAAAGTGTACGACGTCAGCGAAATCGTCTCCAGCTGTACTCAAGAAGTGGGGACCGCGTTGGTGGACGAAGTATGGAACCGCCTCGATTTTGCCGATGACATCACCTACATCATTCTCACAGGGGGATCATCCATCCCGTTCAAGTCTTATTATCGGGAACGGTTCGGAGACAAGTTGATCTTTGCCGAAGACTACGGCATCGATGCTCAGTTTGCCAACGCATTCGGGTTGTGCAAATTTACGCAAAGCAAATCCAAATCCGTCCCATTAAAAAATCAACAGGAAGTGGCCGCCACCATCCAGGAAGAATTCAGTGTACCCAGTTCCGCGGAAAAGCGGGTAAACCGCAGCGGAAAAGGCGGCGGAAAGAAATAA
- a CDS encoding ParA family protein, whose translation MGRVVAIANQKGGVGKTTTSINLGASLATQGKRVLIVDIDPQGNTTSGLGINKADVKQCIYDVLISETPVMNVILPSGVEGLDLIPATIELAGAEIELVQTLSREHRLKRALQGIRERYDFILIDCPPSLGVLTVNSLTAADSVLIPIQCEFYALEGLGQLLNTIRIVQKHLNKRLEIEGVLLTMYDGRTNLSTQVMEEVKKYFQQKVYNTVIPRNVRLSEAPSHGVPILNYDARSKGSECYVQLAKEVIYHGG comes from the coding sequence ATGGGTCGAGTTGTTGCCATCGCGAATCAAAAAGGTGGAGTGGGAAAGACGACCACATCCATCAACTTGGGTGCCAGTTTGGCCACTCAAGGAAAAAGAGTGTTGATTGTCGATATTGATCCTCAAGGGAATACTACTTCTGGTTTGGGAATTAATAAGGCGGATGTCAAGCAATGCATCTATGATGTCCTGATCAGTGAGACGCCTGTTATGAATGTGATCCTGCCGTCGGGGGTGGAAGGACTGGATCTGATTCCGGCCACCATCGAATTGGCTGGAGCGGAAATCGAACTGGTACAAACACTGTCGAGGGAACATCGCCTGAAGCGTGCCTTGCAGGGTATTCGAGAGCGCTATGATTTTATCCTGATTGATTGTCCTCCTTCCCTGGGTGTGCTGACGGTTAATTCCCTTACTGCGGCCGACTCGGTTTTGATCCCCATTCAGTGTGAGTTTTACGCGTTGGAAGGCTTGGGTCAGCTGCTAAATACGATCCGAATTGTACAGAAACATTTAAATAAGCGGCTGGAAATCGAAGGGGTTCTACTGACGATGTATGATGGCAGGACCAATTTGTCCACGCAAGTGATGGAGGAAGTGAAGAAATATTTCCAGCAAAAAGTGTACAATACTGTTATTCCGCGCAATGTCCGATTGAGTGAGGCCCCCAGTCATGGTGTGCCCATTCTCAACTATGACGCTCGTTCCAAGGGTTCGGAGTGTTATGTGCAATTGGCGAAGGAAGTGATTTATCATGGCGGGTAA
- the rsmG gene encoding 16S rRNA (guanine(527)-N(7))-methyltransferase RsmG encodes MSRQGEWLALAVEEAWNLSLTARQQEQFERYGRQLLEWNEKMNLTAITAEEEVFVKHFFDSLTLISALPMDRVQSLVDVGTGAGFPGIPLKIVFPDIRLILLDSLRKRVQFLQEMAECLGLKAVEAVHGRAEEVARQRSYREQFDVATARAVAKLDVLAEYCMPFVRKGGWFVAMKGHDVENEIQGADHALRTLGGGENVSVLPFSLPKEAGKRHLIVVSKERTTPRAYPRKAGTPQRKPLGQ; translated from the coding sequence ATGAGCCGGCAGGGAGAATGGTTGGCGCTGGCAGTGGAAGAAGCTTGGAATTTGTCGTTAACCGCCCGTCAGCAGGAGCAATTTGAGCGATATGGACGTCAGTTATTGGAATGGAACGAGAAGATGAATCTGACGGCAATCACGGCGGAAGAAGAGGTGTTTGTTAAACACTTTTTTGACTCTCTCACACTCATCAGCGCCCTGCCGATGGATCGGGTACAATCTCTGGTAGATGTGGGGACAGGAGCAGGTTTTCCCGGGATTCCTCTTAAGATCGTGTTTCCTGATATCAGGCTGATTTTACTGGATTCCCTGCGGAAGCGGGTTCAGTTCTTACAGGAAATGGCGGAATGTTTGGGGTTGAAGGCAGTGGAAGCCGTTCACGGTCGGGCAGAGGAAGTGGCCCGGCAACGTTCCTACCGGGAACAATTCGATGTAGCGACGGCTCGGGCTGTGGCTAAATTGGATGTGCTGGCGGAATACTGCATGCCGTTTGTTCGCAAAGGTGGTTGGTTTGTGGCAATGAAAGGACACGATGTGGAGAATGAGATTCAGGGGGCGGACCATGCGCTGCGAACCCTGGGAGGGGGAGAAAATGTCTCTGTCCTTCCCTTTTCCTTACCGAAGGAGGCGGGGAAGCGTCATCTGATTGTAGTTTCCAAAGAAAGGACCACTCCACGGGCATACCCTCGCAAAGCGGGAACTCCGCAACGAAAACCACTGGGACAATAA
- the jag gene encoding RNA-binding cell elongation regulator Jag/EloR has product MKKITVTGKTVDLAVDEALRQLDAERDQVKVTVLEEPQKGFLGWIGSRDAKVEVERLPTPVEIAEQFLSDVLVTMGLDIVQLKRIDEGEQVRFDLSGSELGLLIGRRGQTLDALQYLINIAANRSAKPYTRFVLDAEGYRERRKDTLVELAERIAKQVKRTKKPVTLEPMNPMERKIIHNCIQEQEGVTTTSEGKEPHRKVVIIPASATVR; this is encoded by the coding sequence TTGAAGAAGATTACCGTGACGGGAAAAACGGTGGATCTGGCGGTGGATGAGGCACTTCGTCAGTTGGATGCGGAACGGGACCAAGTCAAGGTAACCGTGTTGGAGGAACCCCAAAAAGGGTTTCTGGGATGGATCGGCTCCCGTGACGCCAAGGTGGAAGTGGAACGCTTGCCGACACCGGTGGAAATAGCGGAGCAGTTTTTGTCAGATGTTCTGGTCACGATGGGGTTGGATATAGTCCAGCTAAAGCGGATTGATGAGGGGGAACAGGTACGGTTTGACCTGTCAGGGTCAGAGTTGGGTTTGCTGATCGGCCGCAGGGGACAGACGTTGGATGCCCTCCAATACCTGATTAACATCGCAGCCAATCGTTCTGCCAAACCGTACACCCGGTTTGTCCTGGATGCCGAGGGATACCGGGAGCGAAGGAAGGATACCTTGGTGGAGTTGGCGGAACGGATCGCCAAACAGGTGAAGCGAACGAAAAAACCTGTTACCCTGGAACCGATGAATCCCATGGAACGGAAGATTATTCACAATTGCATTCAAGAGCAAGAAGGGGTAACGACCACCAGCGAAGGAAAAGAGCCTCATCGTAAGGTGGTTATCATCCCCGCATCCGCTACTGTCCGTTAA
- the mnmE gene encoding tRNA uridine-5-carboxymethylaminomethyl(34) synthesis GTPase MnmE, with translation METDTIAAISTPVGEGGIAVIRVSGPESISLVDRIFKGKHPLVEAATHTVHYGHIVHPVSDGDPIDEVLVTVMKKPRTFTREDVVEISCHGGMISVQSVLEVLLEVGIRLAEPGEFTKRAFLNGRIDLSQAEAVIDLIRSKTDRAAQLAMRQAEGRLSRLVQRLRRDILETLAHLAVNVDYPEYDAEELTAKRLRERCDEVEREVNSLLATARQGRIYREGIATVIVGRPNVGKSSLLNALAHENKAIVTDIPGTTRDVIEEYVNVRGIPLRLVDTAGIRETEDVVEKIGVERSHQALEEADLVLLLLNYAESLSDDDRRLLREVAPHTAIIVVNKTDLPPRLDLEEVRSLVRETPMVTTSIKEETGLDQLEQAIADLFLEGRTQSQDLTYVSNTRHIQLLKETLRHIQEAKAGLDAGVPLDMVEIDMKNAWQSLGEIIGDAVAEDLIDQIFSQFCLGK, from the coding sequence ATGGAAACCGATACAATCGCAGCCATATCCACTCCTGTGGGTGAAGGGGGAATCGCCGTGATTCGGGTCAGCGGTCCCGAATCGATTTCGTTGGTGGACCGTATTTTTAAAGGGAAACATCCACTGGTGGAAGCGGCCACCCATACGGTGCACTACGGTCATATCGTCCATCCTGTTTCCGATGGCGATCCCATCGATGAAGTACTGGTGACGGTGATGAAAAAACCCCGTACCTTCACACGGGAAGATGTGGTGGAAATCAGTTGTCATGGCGGAATGATATCCGTTCAATCCGTGTTGGAAGTGTTGCTGGAAGTCGGAATCCGGCTGGCGGAGCCCGGGGAATTTACCAAGCGGGCTTTTCTCAATGGACGGATTGACCTGTCCCAGGCGGAGGCCGTCATCGATTTGATTCGGTCCAAGACCGACAGAGCAGCACAGCTGGCCATGCGTCAGGCGGAAGGACGCCTGTCCCGCTTGGTGCAGCGGTTACGACGGGATATCCTGGAAACCCTGGCTCATCTGGCAGTCAACGTGGATTATCCGGAGTACGATGCGGAAGAGTTGACGGCCAAACGGTTACGGGAACGTTGCGATGAAGTGGAGAGGGAAGTCAACTCCCTCCTGGCCACTGCTCGACAGGGGCGCATTTATCGCGAGGGAATCGCCACGGTGATCGTGGGACGACCCAATGTGGGCAAATCGTCTCTGCTGAATGCACTGGCCCATGAAAACAAAGCGATTGTAACCGACATTCCCGGCACCACCCGGGATGTGATTGAGGAGTATGTCAATGTCCGCGGGATTCCCCTGCGGTTGGTGGATACAGCGGGAATACGGGAGACCGAGGATGTAGTGGAAAAGATCGGGGTGGAGCGTTCCCATCAGGCCTTGGAAGAGGCGGATTTGGTCCTGCTGCTGCTCAATTATGCGGAGTCCCTGTCTGATGATGACCGGCGTCTCCTGCGGGAAGTGGCCCCACATACGGCAATCATCGTCGTCAATAAAACGGATCTGCCGCCTCGGCTCGATCTGGAGGAAGTCCGTTCCCTGGTGAGGGAGACACCCATGGTTACCACATCGATCAAAGAAGAGACAGGGCTGGATCAGTTGGAACAAGCGATCGCTGATCTTTTCCTGGAAGGTCGTACCCAATCACAGGATCTGACCTATGTCAGCAATACCCGCCATATTCAATTGCTGAAAGAGACCCTTCGTCATATCCAGGAGGCGAAAGCGGGATTGGATGCGGGAGTCCCGCTGGATATGGTGGAGATCGATATGAAAAATGCTTGGCAGTCCCTGGGAGAGATTATCGGGGATGCGGTGGCGGAAGATTTGATCGATCAGATTTTTTCCCAGTTTTGTCTGGGTAAGTGA
- a CDS encoding ParB/RepB/Spo0J family partition protein, which produces MAGKGLGKGLGALFPDTEVNEGDQVQEAAVADLRPNPYQPRKHFDPDALAELVESIREHGIVQPLVVRKSIRGYEIVAGERRFRAAKDVGMDSVPVVVREFSDEQMMEIALIENLQREDLNAIEIAQAYQKLMERFSLTQESLAKRVGKSRPHVANFLRILQLPHEVQEHVSRGTLSMGHARALLGLKEVDTQTRLAKKVIQEGASVRQLEEWVQQLQTQPIKKKKKEKSETNPAYKRYEDLLQEAFSTPVRIRQGRRKGRIEIEYFSQRELERLIELLQKDRILE; this is translated from the coding sequence ATGGCGGGTAAAGGGTTGGGGAAGGGATTGGGAGCACTTTTTCCTGATACTGAGGTAAATGAAGGGGATCAGGTACAGGAAGCGGCTGTTGCGGATTTGCGCCCCAATCCTTATCAACCGCGAAAGCACTTTGATCCGGATGCCTTGGCTGAATTGGTGGAATCGATCCGGGAACATGGGATTGTTCAACCCTTGGTGGTACGTAAAAGCATTCGGGGATATGAGATCGTGGCTGGAGAGCGGCGTTTTCGCGCTGCAAAAGACGTGGGGATGGATTCTGTACCAGTAGTGGTACGAGAGTTTTCCGATGAGCAGATGATGGAGATCGCATTGATTGAAAATCTGCAACGGGAAGACTTAAATGCCATCGAAATTGCACAAGCGTATCAAAAGCTGATGGAACGATTCTCCTTGACACAGGAATCATTGGCCAAGCGTGTAGGTAAAAGCCGACCCCATGTGGCCAACTTTTTACGTATACTCCAGCTTCCTCATGAGGTACAGGAACATGTTTCACGTGGAACACTCAGTATGGGCCATGCCCGTGCGTTATTGGGATTAAAAGAAGTGGATACACAAACACGGTTGGCGAAAAAAGTGATTCAAGAGGGTGCCAGCGTACGTCAGCTGGAAGAGTGGGTACAGCAATTACAAACCCAACCGATAAAGAAGAAAAAGAAAGAGAAGTCAGAGACCAATCCCGCCTATAAACGCTATGAAGATCTGCTGCAGGAAGCATTTAGCACACCGGTGCGAATTCGACAAGGTCGGCGCAAAGGGAGAATCGAGATCGAATACTTCTCTCAACGCGAATTGGAACGGTTAATAGAACTTCTCCAAAAAGATCGCATTTTGGAGTAA